tgatactatggtggcctgtagacacactggggacagatattgatgtctaaaagacatggaaaagtgcattttgcataataggtgacctttaagttaaTTAGCAAAATCCTGCTCAGAACTCCCATATTTGCTGAACAGCTCATCACAATGTTGCAGTGACTGTACACTGATACTACATTTAATCAGTCCTCGATTAATCATGAAtaaatgatttcatcaaaaCATTTTCCTACATTTTCTTGAAAAActgcaataataataacttatcATCAAAGTTTTACAGTTTCAATagcttttttatgtatttctatACAATATTCGATGTACACAATGCACAATGTATCACAATCATGTAAAACTAGACAACAAACACACTGTAAGACGTATTCTAAAatcagttaaaggtcccataatgtaaaaagtgagattttcatgtcttttatattataaagcaggtttaagagctttataaatacttttaaactatcaaaacgctcaatatacggagaaacccacacagcccgtattcagaaattgtgcgtttgaaacaagccgttagatttctgtccatttgtgatgtcacaaatctgcaatatttagaccatttcacagttttaaacgtaaacattcgaaatgtgtcccagtttattccctgttgcagtgtgtatgtgaatgacatcagctgacaggatatAAACATgtacccaaactgttgcctagcaacgcaattccattgcaattcccttgaaatgcactaaaactgtattgtattgtatgttGACATAGctgtccctttaatatttcTGGCTGTATTGGGCCACTGTGGGTTATTACAATGTTTTATGGAAACATCAGATTGAGAGAATTTTTGCCATATTGTGAGTACTTCAATtttcccaacttgtcaaataccgccgtttggtaagtgcccctcagCACCcaaaaccgacgcacggaggcaccctttagcaacagtatgtgacaaaccgggctttcaactaactccattGTAAGTATTAATAGCTTGAGAGTCTGTtcagggcgggcgggaggggtggtggatgggtcaagtcacgtcagtctttagtcacgtgactcatcggtatcgtcagtcctgtgagtcgttagtcacgtgactcgttagtattgTCAACTCCacgagtcacgtgagtcactagtcggggtggctgtggctcagagggtagagcaggtcatcCACCAATCGGAAAGGTCaatggttcgatccccggctcatCCGGTCGTATGTCGAAGTGTTCTTGAGCAAGACAcagaaccccaaattgctcccgaaggctgagccatcggtgtgtgaatgagtatttagattagatcctgatgggcaaagttggcaccttgcatggcctctgccatcagtgtatgaatgtatgtgtggatgggtgaatgctgtcatgtagtgtaaagctACACTACAGCTTTgggtggtcagaagactagaaaagcgctatataaatgcaagtccattcacCATTTAGTCACATGAGTCTCTattcagtgaagttaacgtcaaccacgaccgtttcttaaccctaactaagcggttgtgttgcctaaacctaacttcctgtggaaacaaagtttattttgaaaggacacttgGCATGTAAGAAGCGTATATTAacacgccgtccccggtccgtccaaaagtaaagCAAGAGGGGTACTtataccccgtgcgtcggtgtCCGAtgaccaagcagcggtatttgatgagctgGGAGTGAGATTGTGTTGCACATTCACAACACGTACACTGTAACCATTTTGTTGAATTATGTTtactgtttattatttattccatTAACACATCttttaatttttataattacacacaaaaactgcttaaaaaacatccaaaatagttaaaaacagtttattGTCTATAGTTTCAAGAGTTAGTCaacccccctccaccaccaccaccacctgacAGAAAAGAGTAAGcatgtctttatttttaatatcatCATCTGCTGTTTAAGGGTTGATGCCATTTATTAGGAGCTAGCTTCTCAGGGCCTCGGAGCTTAAACCTTTTACTACTGTCACAAATGTTATGTGTCTGGACCATCGTCACTTCAACTTAATTTGTTAACCTATTGATTTAATCATGTAGATAATCCCATGACCATCTCATGAGCTCTCACATTGTCCATCTATTTCTTTACAGCTTAGCTATCACAAGATGGATCCCACCACCATACCACCTTGGATGTagagtaatatacagtatatatatttattttgctaGTCTATGACTagcacttaaaggtcccatataatgcttattttcaggatcatacttgtattttgtgtttctactagaacatgtttacatgctgtaatgttcaaaaaactctttattttcctcacactgtcggcctgaatatgcctgcattcaccctctgtcttaaacgctctgttttagcgctgtttgacgaaattgcaacagaattgtgttgctaggcaacagcttgggcccatgtgtacttcctgtcagctgatgtcattcacatacactgcaaccaggaataaactgggacacatttagaatgtttacgtttcaaattgtgtcaagggtctaaatattgtatatttgtgacatcacaaatggacagaaatcctgacagcttgtttcaaattcagagtttctgaatacgggctgtccGTATTTCCTTGTGGATTGAGCGTtccgatactttcacagtatttatataggacttaagcctgctttataataaaacaaacgtgaaaatctcacttttttataatatgggacctttaaatgaggttaattgtggactctaaaattgcccgtaggtgtgaatgtgagcgtgaatggttgtctgtctctatgtgtcagccctgcgatggactggcgacctgtccagggtgtaccctgccttcgcccaatgtcggctgggatcggctccagcccccccgcgacccctaacgggataagcggttgcagatggatggatggatgggacctttaaatgatgCACATGTGCTCATGTTGACGCATGTGAGTGTTATAAAATTCtacaatgttatttctttaaaGCCACTGTCTTAAATTGATTTAATTAGTACAAATGTGTTGACAATAAATACCTGTTTTATTCACTGTACTCAGACTAATACCTCTTTAATGAAATCAAATTGTTTATAGTAAAATATTCTTATACTAAATAGAGTAAAcctgtttttaaaataattattagtgaATAGTGTATAGCAGGaggttatatatagtatactagTATAGTATCGTAATATAAAACACACTTACAGTGTCATACTCTAGAACATATTCACAGTATCATAATATAAACCACCATTACAgtaaagaatataaaaaatgttataTATCATTTTGAGAACACCTACAATGGCAAACATTTTATTGACGAAAACAGTTAACAGGTAAACAGTTTAGAAAATGCATGAATATATGTAATCATTTTAGCATAATACTTTGACCATAAAAAGAATGCAACCTTTATAGTCATTCACAGTTCACAAGAATCTACCGAGATCTTTTGAATACCTGAAAGATCTTACATTTGATTTCTTTTGTCTGAAAACAGTACACCACAGGATTTAAAAGACATGGACCGAGGATGGACCCGACCATTAAACCATGGCGAGCCTCAAGAGTTAATACCAAGCCTATCCTGGTCAAGACACTGCTGATAAATATTGGACCGTAATAGCCCATTACTACGATTAAGTGACTCAAGCAAGTGGTGCccatttttcttttgtcaatATTTGAGGATAATTTCACAAAAACTATTATCGAAAAGTATGACAGgcaaataaaagtgaaagtaaagaatataagaaaaaataatatgacGGAAACCAGATTGAAATAGTACGTTTTGTCAACACAAGTAGTTCGCATTATGGCAGCATACTCACAGAAAGTGTACTTCAGCTTTGAGTAGCAGTGAGGGAGAGGAAGCAGAGTTGCAGGAAGTACAGCCACAAAACCAGAAGCAACAATCCACAGAATATGTATAAGGACAAAAGTGCGAACATTTGTTAAATAACTGTGGTACCGAAGGGGAAAGCTAATAGCAATCAATCGATCAAATGCCATAGCCGATAAAGCAAACATCTCCATCACCCCTCCCAAGTGGAAAACAAACATCAGAACTAAGCACGGCGCATACGATACAGTATTAACCCCAGCAACTAAAACctgaatcattattggactgcTACTGGAGGTGTACATTATATCAACAACAGCAAGGTTGCAAATCAAAATATACATTGGTTTGTGTAATCTCTTGTCATAAATAATGAAGAGGATGTTGAACATATTGGCTAGAATGGATAGAACATAGGTAATCAATATAACCACACCAACTACCATAGGTCTTTTGGTTTTGTCAAAACCACCTATAATAAATTCTGTTACATTGATTGAAGCATTTTGCAAAGGCATATTCAACAAAATATCAAGataaagaaaaatgcaaaaaagaagttgataaaaaaaacaattcttaaTGCAAAAGGTCATTCAAGATATTGTAAATCATAACCAActat
The Sebastes fasciatus isolate fSebFas1 chromosome 7, fSebFas1.pri, whole genome shotgun sequence genome window above contains:
- the LOC141770835 gene encoding olfactory receptor 6N2-like translates to MYILICNLAVVDIMYTSSSSPIMIQVLVAGVNTVSYAPCLVLMFVFHLGGVMEMFALSAMAFDRLIAISFPLRYHSYLTNVRTFVLIHILWIVASGFVAVLPATLLPLPHCYSKLKYTFCEYAAIMRTTCVDKTYYFNLVSVILFFLIFFTFTFICLSYFSIIVFVKLSSNIDKRKMGTTCLSHLIVVMGYYGPIFISSVLTRIGLVLTLEARHGLMVGSILGPCLLNPVVYCFQTKEIKCKIFQVFKRSR